From the Streptococcus halotolerans genome, the window TGAAATTATTTCAGATTAATTCGAAAAAAGAAACTAGCGTGTCAACCATTTTTTCTTTTTAACTCAAAAAAAGCAAGCTGCTAAGAAAGAAATTGCCCAAAAGAGTCAAGGGAAAGTTAATGGCCAATGCGATGATTGTTCCTAATTAGCACTTTCTTATCTAAATGGTGATTGGTTACCATAACATTACGAGAGAGTTGTTGACAATCAGGTTAAAGAATTTCACGGGTCTTGGGCGGCAGCGATCGAGTTCAGGAAGACTAATGGCTAGTATTAAGATAAAAAGCTTATTTTTGCTCAATTTTTCGCCTTTCTTTATCAATTTAAAAACTGACTGACACATTTGTCATATAACTATTACTATTAAGTAATAAAAGAAGAGTATGATAAATAAGGATTATTTTAAGAAAGAGATAGATTGTTATGACAAGAAAAACATTATGGAAAGAGAATAGAATGAAGAAATCAGGTTTATTATTTATGTTGGCTATCTTAGCTTGTGGAGCTATTTTAGTGGCAACAGGTATGTTTAGTTCAAACAGTTATTTTTCGAAAGCTGAGTCTGAAGAGGTAAAAGCTAGTTCAACTGATCAATCTAAGGCGCCAAGTTCATCTTCTAGTGACGTCAAAGACTCGTCGTCACAACCCTCAAGTACTTCGGACAAACCAAGTACATCAAGTACAGAAGAGAGTGCCACTCAGCCCGATGCTTCAATTACAGAAGTTGCTGAAGTAGCGACTCCAGAAGAAACAACGGTTGCTGCCGCTAGTCAAGAGTCAGTGGCGACGAAAGCAACTTATAATACTCAAGTAGCAACAGGCGTTCCGGCTCAGACCCAAATGACACAGCAACATGTTGCACCGTCAGGACGTGTCTTATCAAATGGAAATACTGCCGGTAGAGATGGGGCTTATGCAGCAGCTCAGATGGCAGCAGCAACAGGTGTTGACCAAGCCACTTGGGAACACATCATTGCTCGTGAATCAAATGGCCAAGTTGGCGCTCGCAATGCCTCAGGTGCCTCTGGTCTTTTCCAAACCATGCCAGGATGGGGTTCAACAGCAACCGTACAAGATCAAATCAATTCTGCGATTAATGCTTATAATGCCCAAGGCCTATCAGCTTGGGGTTACTAAATTAAAAAGAAGTTGACACCCTCGTCAACTTCTTTTTAAATATTCTGCTTGCTTAGTAAAAAGGTTTGTAATAGAAATGTCTTCTATCTTGCCATCCTTGAATATTAAAGTTGCAACGAATGGCATTAATTTTTTAATGTCTTGAAAGTTGTCAAAGCTAAACTGCTTATCATAATAGTTGATGATTGTTGAGATGGCTGTCCCGTGGGATGAAATGAGCAGAGTCTTTTCTTTCTTATCAAGAATTTTCTGTAGTTCTTGGATTGTCCTATCTTGTACCTGTTGTAGACTTTCGCCACTGGCTAATTGATAACTAAAATCTTGCCATTGACGTTTAGCAAAATCATTAAAGTCATCGATCCAAATATTATCAATTTTACGCTCTTTAAAGTTTTCTGTTATTTGGATAAGTAACTTTTTTTCTTCAGCTAGTTCAGTTATGGTTTGAATGGCACGTTTAAAGGGACTGGAATAGATGCTATCTATGGTAATGGAGTTAAAGTAATCCAGCAAAAGTTGACAATCTTGTAAACCTTTTGGTGTTAACTCTCTGTCTTCATCGTTATGATTGTTGTAGTTAGGTTCAGCATGTCGAACAAGATAAACCGTTTGCTTCATCTAGATACCTCCAAAAATTTCTTGGGCATAACGTTTGCCAGTTGGTGTAGCAGCTAGCCCACCTTCGGCAGTTTCTTTGAAGGCTGTCGGCATGGTCTTACCGACTTGATACATAGCATCAACAACTTCATCAACAGGAATTTTTGACTCAATACCAGCTAGAGCCATATCGGCTGCTACTAGGGCGAAACTAGCTCCCATAGCATTACGCTTGACACATGGAACTTCAACCAAACCTGCAACGGGATCACAAACTAGTCCTAGAAGATTTTTTATGACAAAGGCGATGGCCTGACTGGCTTGGTAAGCACTACCGCCAGCAGCCATTGTGATAGCCGCAGCTCCCATGGCCGCAGCTGATCCAACCTCTGCTTGACAACCACCTTCTGCTCCGGAGATGGAAGCATTATTGGCAATAACTAATCCAAAGGCACCTGCTGTAAAAAGGAAGTCAAGTTGCTCTTCTCGAGTCAACTTTAATTTTTCAATTGCTGTTGAAATGATTGCTGGAATACAACCAGCGCTACCAGCTGTCGGAGTAGCACAGACTAGTCCCATTTTGGCATTTTGTTCATTGACTGCAATAGCATTTCGGGCAGCGGTCAGGATAGTAGATTCAGATAAAGTATTGCCAGCTTGGATGTAGTGGTGCAGTTTCAGAGCATCACCACCTGTCAATCCACTAACAGACTTATCATCATTCAGCCCATCTTTTACAGAAGCTAGCATGACGTCTAAATTACGGGACATGATGAAGCGAATTTCATCTGCTTGACGACCTGTCAAGCTAGTTTCAGTGGCAACCATTAAATCTGCTACTGACCCCTTGTAGTTTTCTTCTGCCTGTTGAACTAATTCTTCGATCGAGTAGAACATATATGGCCTCCTTACCCAAAGTAATTGACATTATAGAGATGTGGAATGTTCTCAATAGCCTTGACAGCTTCTTGACAGTCTCTTGAGTCTACTTCAATGATCATAATGGCTTTTTGACCTGCATTCTCACGTGTCACATTCATTTGAGCGATGTTGATATTGTAATCTGATAAGATATCTGTTACTCTCGCAATCATGCCAGGGATATCTTGATGGACAACGATAATCGTTGGTGTGTTCATCTGCAAGGTTACCGCAAAACCATTTAATTCGGTGACTTCAATATTACCACCACCAATTGAAATACCAGTTAGGCTCATACTACTGCCGTCAGCATCTTTAACTTCGATTTTAACGGTATTTGGATGCGGCGCATCGCCTTCTTTCAAGATTTCCCAGTAGATACGAATGCCTTTTTCATGAGCTATTTCCAGAGAATTTTTAATATCAGGATTGTCTGTATCCATTCCCATTATCCCAGCAACAAGAGCACGGTCTGTACCATGGCCCCGATAAGTTTTGGCAAATGAATTGTAGAGGTGAAAAGTGACTTCCGTAGGTTCTTTCCCAAAAATGGAGTGGATGAGTCGTCCAATTCGTACAGCGCCTGCGGTATGACTACTCGATGGACCAATCATAACAGGGCCAATAATATCAAAAACAGATTGAAATTTTAAGGGTTTCATGCCATTCTCCTAAGATTAAACGTTGTGTCTATTATAACAAATAAAGCGTTTTAAAAATAGAGGATTTTCAGCAAGTTGTCAGCTTTTGGAAATCTATCAAAATCGTGTTATAATGTAGTCTGCCTTTGGGCTTCAAAATCGACCTTCAAATCGACTTTTGAAAACGACGACCTTCAAATCGTGCGTTAAAAAACGAAAAGATGGGAGACTTATCATATGATTGATAATTCAAAGACTCGTGTCGTTGTCGGCATGAGTGGAGGAGTTGACTCCTCAGTCACAGCTCTTATGCTTAAAGAGCAAGGTTATGACGTTGTTGGTGTCTTCATGAAAAACTGGGATGATACTGACGAATTTGGTGTCTGTACAGCGACAGAAGACTACAAGGATGTTGCAGCGGTGGCTGATCAGATTGGGATACCTTACTACTCAGTTAATTTTGAAAAAGAGTATTGGGATCGTGTGTTTGAGTATTTCTTGGCAGAATATCGTGCAGGACGCACTCCTAATCCAGACGTCATGTGTAATAAAGAGATTAAATTCAAGGCTTTCTTAGATTATGCTATGAGCCTTGGGGCTGATTACGTCGCAACTGGGCATTATGCACAGGTTTCCCGTGACGAAGATGGGACTGTCCACATGCTTCGTGGGGCAGATAACGGTAAGGATCAAACCTATTTCCTAAGTCAATTATCACAAGAACAATTGCAAAAAACCATGTTTCCACTTGGTCATTTGCAAAAGTCTGAAGTACGTGAAATTGCTGAGCGAGCAGGACTTGCAACAGCTAAGAAAAAAGACTCAACGGGAATTTGTTTTATTGGTGAGAAGAATTTCAAAGAATTTCTCAGCCAATACCTTCCAGCTCAAAAAGGTCGCATGATGACAGTTGATGGTCGTGATATGGGAGAACACGCTGGCTTGATGTATTATACCATCGGTCAACGTGGCGGACTTGGTATCGGTGGCCAACAAGGTGGCGACAATGAGCCTTGGTTTGTTGTTGGAAAAGATTTGTCAAAAAATATTCTCTATGTTGGACAAGGCTTTTACCATGAGTCACTTATGTCAACCTCACTTGACGCTTCAACCATACACTTTACACGTGAGATGCCAGAAGAGTTCACGTTAGAATGCACAGCCAAGTTCCGTTACCGTCAACCAGATAGTAAAGTAACTGTCAAGGTTAAGGGCGACAAGGCAGAAGTTATCTTTGCTGAACCTCAGCGTGCTATCACACCAGGACAAGCTGTTGTTTTCTATGACGGTGATGAGTGTCTTGGTGGTGGCATTATCGATCAAGCTTACAAAGATGGTGTCGCTTGTCAGTATATCTAAGGTAGTATGAGGAAAGTTTTCTTATGCCTTGAATCCTTAGGAGTTATTTGATAAACTAAATTCAGTAATATCATGAAAGTCAAAGCTCATGGTCTTGCAGGTCTTTTTGGCTTGCAATGATACGGGTTTTGGCTATTTTTGTGTCTAAGTTGGAGGAAGAGGATGGATTTTCGGACAGAGGTTGATCATCACAGTTTTGGAGTCCGTGCGACAGCCTTGATCATTAGAGATAGTCACATATTTTTAAGCAAGCATGAAGACGGCTACCATACTATCGGTGGTGCGATTGAAGTTGGAGAAGCGAGTTCACAAGCGGTTCTTCGTGAAATGCAAGAAGAAGTCGGCATTACTGGTGAGATAGTAGATTTGGCCTTTGTGGTGGAAAATCAGTTTACAGTTAATGGGGGTAATTTCCATAATATTGAATTCCATTATTTAATCAAACCATTTGAAGAACTACCGACTGAGATGGTTGAAGGTGAAAAAAGTTACCCCTGTGAATGGCTGCCTTTGAATAAACTGGATGATTTTGAAATCAAACCCGCTTTCCTCAAAAAAGCTTTAAAAAACTGGAATGGACAGTTAAGACATGTTATAAATAAAGATGGAGAAGATTAAAGTGGAACATCATTTTGTAGAAGAATTTGACGTTATCGTTGTTGGTGCCGGTCATGCGGGAGTGGAAGCTGCCTTGGCAGCAAGCCGTATGGGTTGCAAAACCTTACTAGCTACGATTAACTTAGAAATGTTGGCTTTTATGCCATGTAACCCCTCTATTGGGGGATCGGCTAAAGGGATTGTCGTACGTGAAATCGATGCCCTTGGCGGCGAGATGGGTAAAAACATTGATAAGACCTATATCCAGATGAAAATGCTCAACACGGGTAAAGGTCCCGCGGTGCGTGCTCTTCGTGCTCAAGCTGATAAGCATCTTTATGCTGTAGAAATGAAAAAAACAGTTGAGCAGCAAGAAAACTTGACTCTTCGTCAAAGCATGATTGATGATATCTTGGTTGAAGATGGTAAGGTTGTTGGTGTTTTAACAGCGACTGGTCAAAAATATGGTGCGCGTGCAGTTATCATCACAACTGGTACAGCTTTACGCGGTGAAATCATTTTAGGTGATCTTAAGTATTCGTCTGGTCCAAACAATAGCTTAGCCTCTATTACACTGGCTGATAATCTTGCTAAACATGGTCTGGAAATTGATCGTTTTAAAACAGGAACACCGCCGCGTGTCAAGGGCTCAACCATTAATTATTCCGTGACAGAGGTGCAACCTGGCGATATCAAACCGAATCATTTTTCATTCCTGTCTAAGGATGAAGATTATATTACAGATCAAGTTGACTGTTGGTTGACATACACCAATGAGACAAGTCATGACTTAATCAAAGAAAATCTTCACCGTGCGCCAATGTTTTCAGGTGTTGTTAAAGGAGTTGGACCTCGCTATTGTCCATCAATTGAAGACAAGATTGTGCGTTTTGCTGATAAAGAACGTCACCAGCTTTTCCTTGAACCAGAAGGGCGTCAGACAGATGAAGTTTACGTTCAAGGACTGTCAACCTCATTGCCAGAAGATGTGCAACGCGATCTGATTCATTCAGTAAAAGGCTTGGAAAATGCTGAAATGATGCGTACCGGTTATGCTATCGAATATGACATTGTCTTACCACATCAATTGCGTGCTACGCTAGAGACTAAGGTTATTTCGGGTCTCTTTACAGCCGGACAGACTAATGGTACATCTGGTTATGAGGAAGCTGCAGGACAAGGGATTATTGCGGGTATCAATGCTGCTCTTAAAGTTCAAGGCAAGCCTGAATTTATTTTAAAACGCTCGGATGCTTACATCGGTGTCATGATTGATGACCTTGTTACAAAAGGGACTCTGGAGCCTTATCGTTTGTTGACCTCTCGTGCTGAATACCGACTTATTCTTCGTCATGATAATGCTGATATGCGGTTGACACCACTTGGTCGACAAGTTGGTTTAGTTGACGATGAACGTTGGAATATCTTTGAAATCAAAAAAAATCAATTTGACAATGAGTTGACAAGACTTGACACGGTTAAGCTAAAACCTGTCAAGCAAACCAATGAACGTATTCAGGCACTAGGTTTTAAACCATTGACAGATGCTATGACAGCTAAGGCTTTTATGCGTCGTCCAGAAATTGACTACAAGCTAGCAACCGAGTTTGTTGGTCCAGCCGTAGAAGAGCTGGATAGTAAGGTCATTGAACTATTGGAAACAGAAATCAAATACGAAGGCTACATTAATAAGGCTCTTGACCAAGTTGACAAGATGAAACGGATGGAAGAAAAACGTATTCCTGCTAATATTGATTGGGATGCCATTGATTCTATTGCGACAGAAGCTCGTCAGAAATTCAAGAAAATCAATCCAGAAACTATCGGTCAAGCTAGCCGTATTTCAGGTGTCAACCCAGCCGATATTTCCATTTTGATGGTTTACTTAGAAGGGAATAATAAAGCCCGTAGAAACCTTCAATAAGTAATCAAACTGTAATCTTAGATAGGTGCAAAGAGTCCTGATATTCAGGGCTTTTTGTGGTATAATATGACCCTAAGAGGTTATTAAATGAAAAGATTTCGTTTTGAAACCATTCATCTTGTGATGATTGGCATGATTGTATTTGGTTTATTGGCCATCAGTGTGCGTCTAACGCAGTCAGAAACCAGCTTATTGATTGCTATTTTTTTGGCATGCTTATCTTTGACAACCTTGCTTTATTTTCAGAAAAAAAGTTATCAGTTATCCGAAGATGAGCAAATTGAACTATTAAATGACCAAACTGAGGTAAGTTTGAAGGCTTTACTTGATAAGATGCCAGTCGGGGTCATTAAATTTAATCCAGAAGCCAGTGAAATTGATTGGTATAATCCCTATGCTCAGTTGATTTTTAGCGATCAAGAGACTGGGCAATTTGATACCCAAGTGGTTCTTGATTTACTGGAAGCTCATAAGCAGGGGGCACTCACTCGTAGCATTACGATCGGTGAAGCTAGGTATAATTCCTATATGGACTTGGAATCTGGTGTCTTTTACTTCTTCGATGCTAGCCAAGAAATTGAAGGTAGTCAAAAGACGATCAAAAAACGTCCTGTTATCGGGATTATGTCTGTCGATAATTATGATGATTTCACCGATAATATGGCCGATGCCGACATTTCAAGTATCAACAGCTTTATTGCTAATTTTATTGCCAATTTTGCTGAAGAACATGCGATTTTTTACCGTCGTGTAGCTATGGACCGTTTTTATTTCTTCACGGATTATGGCACCCTTGAAACGTTAATGAATGATAAGTTTGATATTTTAGACCGTTTCCGTCAGGAAGCTCAAGAATATGACTTATCATTGACCCTAAGTATGGGGATTGCTTACGGTAGAGGACATCACGATCAAATTGGGGTCATTGCCCAAGAAAATCTTAATATAGCCTTAGTTCGTGGCGGTGACCAAGTTGTTCTCAAGGAAAACGAGGAACATGCAGACTTGATGTATTTTGGTGGAGGAACCGTTTCAACCGTGAAACGTTCACGTACCAGAACTCGCGCTATGATGTCAGCCATTTCAGATAAAATCAAGTCAGTTGATAAGGTATTTGTTGTTGGGCACCGTCGCTTAGACATGGATGCTTTGGGATCTTCTGTCGGGATGCAATTTTTTGCGAGTCAGTTGGTTTCAGAATCTTATGTTGTCTATGATCCCAATGATATGGGAATGGATATTGAAAGAGCCATCGAGCGCCTTAAACAAGATGAAACAGTGAACCTTGTGACAGTTTCGGAAGCCCTACAGATGGTTGATTACAGGTCTTTATTGATTATGGTTGATCATTCTAAAACAAGTCTGACGCTTTCAAAAGAGCTGTTTGATGAATGTCGAGAGACGATTGTTGTTGACCATCACCGACGTGA encodes:
- a CDS encoding transglycosylase; amino-acid sequence: MTRKTLWKENRMKKSGLLFMLAILACGAILVATGMFSSNSYFSKAESEEVKASSTDQSKAPSSSSSDVKDSSSQPSSTSDKPSTSSTEESATQPDASITEVAEVATPEETTVAAASQESVATKATYNTQVATGVPAQTQMTQQHVAPSGRVLSNGNTAGRDGAYAAAQMAAATGVDQATWEHIIARESNGQVGARNASGASGLFQTMPGWGSTATVQDQINSAINAYNAQGLSAWGY
- a CDS encoding NUDIX hydrolase, producing the protein MDFRTEVDHHSFGVRATALIIRDSHIFLSKHEDGYHTIGGAIEVGEASSQAVLREMQEEVGITGEIVDLAFVVENQFTVNGGNFHNIEFHYLIKPFEELPTEMVEGEKSYPCEWLPLNKLDDFEIKPAFLKKALKNWNGQLRHVINKDGED
- the sdaAB gene encoding L-serine ammonia-lyase, iron-sulfur-dependent subunit beta; translation: MKPLKFQSVFDIIGPVMIGPSSSHTAGAVRIGRLIHSIFGKEPTEVTFHLYNSFAKTYRGHGTDRALVAGIMGMDTDNPDIKNSLEIAHEKGIRIYWEILKEGDAPHPNTVKIEVKDADGSSMSLTGISIGGGNIEVTELNGFAVTLQMNTPTIIVVHQDIPGMIARVTDILSDYNINIAQMNVTRENAGQKAIMIIEVDSRDCQEAVKAIENIPHLYNVNYFG
- the mnmA gene encoding tRNA 2-thiouridine(34) synthase MnmA — encoded protein: MIDNSKTRVVVGMSGGVDSSVTALMLKEQGYDVVGVFMKNWDDTDEFGVCTATEDYKDVAAVADQIGIPYYSVNFEKEYWDRVFEYFLAEYRAGRTPNPDVMCNKEIKFKAFLDYAMSLGADYVATGHYAQVSRDEDGTVHMLRGADNGKDQTYFLSQLSQEQLQKTMFPLGHLQKSEVREIAERAGLATAKKKDSTGICFIGEKNFKEFLSQYLPAQKGRMMTVDGRDMGEHAGLMYYTIGQRGGLGIGGQQGGDNEPWFVVGKDLSKNILYVGQGFYHESLMSTSLDASTIHFTREMPEEFTLECTAKFRYRQPDSKVTVKVKGDKAEVIFAEPQRAITPGQAVVFYDGDECLGGGIIDQAYKDGVACQYI
- the mnmG gene encoding tRNA uridine-5-carboxymethylaminomethyl(34) synthesis enzyme MnmG, which translates into the protein MEHHFVEEFDVIVVGAGHAGVEAALAASRMGCKTLLATINLEMLAFMPCNPSIGGSAKGIVVREIDALGGEMGKNIDKTYIQMKMLNTGKGPAVRALRAQADKHLYAVEMKKTVEQQENLTLRQSMIDDILVEDGKVVGVLTATGQKYGARAVIITTGTALRGEIILGDLKYSSGPNNSLASITLADNLAKHGLEIDRFKTGTPPRVKGSTINYSVTEVQPGDIKPNHFSFLSKDEDYITDQVDCWLTYTNETSHDLIKENLHRAPMFSGVVKGVGPRYCPSIEDKIVRFADKERHQLFLEPEGRQTDEVYVQGLSTSLPEDVQRDLIHSVKGLENAEMMRTGYAIEYDIVLPHQLRATLETKVISGLFTAGQTNGTSGYEEAAGQGIIAGINAALKVQGKPEFILKRSDAYIGVMIDDLVTKGTLEPYRLLTSRAEYRLILRHDNADMRLTPLGRQVGLVDDERWNIFEIKKNQFDNELTRLDTVKLKPVKQTNERIQALGFKPLTDAMTAKAFMRRPEIDYKLATEFVGPAVEELDSKVIELLETEIKYEGYINKALDQVDKMKRMEEKRIPANIDWDAIDSIATEARQKFKKINPETIGQASRISGVNPADISILMVYLEGNNKARRNLQ
- a CDS encoding histidine phosphatase family protein; translated protein: MKQTVYLVRHAEPNYNNHNDEDRELTPKGLQDCQLLLDYFNSITIDSIYSSPFKRAIQTITELAEEKKLLIQITENFKERKIDNIWIDDFNDFAKRQWQDFSYQLASGESLQQVQDRTIQELQKILDKKEKTLLISSHGTAISTIINYYDKQFSFDNFQDIKKLMPFVATLIFKDGKIEDISITNLFTKQAEYLKRS
- a CDS encoding DHH family phosphoesterase; this translates as MKRFRFETIHLVMIGMIVFGLLAISVRLTQSETSLLIAIFLACLSLTTLLYFQKKSYQLSEDEQIELLNDQTEVSLKALLDKMPVGVIKFNPEASEIDWYNPYAQLIFSDQETGQFDTQVVLDLLEAHKQGALTRSITIGEARYNSYMDLESGVFYFFDASQEIEGSQKTIKKRPVIGIMSVDNYDDFTDNMADADISSINSFIANFIANFAEEHAIFYRRVAMDRFYFFTDYGTLETLMNDKFDILDRFRQEAQEYDLSLTLSMGIAYGRGHHDQIGVIAQENLNIALVRGGDQVVLKENEEHADLMYFGGGTVSTVKRSRTRTRAMMSAISDKIKSVDKVFVVGHRRLDMDALGSSVGMQFFASQLVSESYVVYDPNDMGMDIERAIERLKQDETVNLVTVSEALQMVDYRSLLIMVDHSKTSLTLSKELFDECRETIVVDHHRRDDDFPDNAVLSFIESGASSAAELVTELITFQNAKTSKLNKLQASLLMAGIMLDTKNFSTRVTSRTFDVASYLRTLGSDSVEIQSIAATDFEEYRQVNELILKAKPYKKRLMIASGPEDVPYNNVIASKAADSLLMMADVEASFVISKNPKGQTTISARSRNDVNVQRIMEQLGGGGHFNLAACQCDDIAVIDLEAQLLDIIDQEVEEE
- the sdaAA gene encoding L-serine ammonia-lyase, iron-sulfur-dependent, subunit alpha; translation: MFYSIEELVQQAEENYKGSVADLMVATETSLTGRQADEIRFIMSRNLDVMLASVKDGLNDDKSVSGLTGGDALKLHHYIQAGNTLSESTILTAARNAIAVNEQNAKMGLVCATPTAGSAGCIPAIISTAIEKLKLTREEQLDFLFTAGAFGLVIANNASISGAEGGCQAEVGSAAAMGAAAITMAAGGSAYQASQAIAFVIKNLLGLVCDPVAGLVEVPCVKRNAMGASFALVAADMALAGIESKIPVDEVVDAMYQVGKTMPTAFKETAEGGLAATPTGKRYAQEIFGGI